TTGATGCAAGTGTAACAGAAGAAGAAATTCATAATTTCTATAGTCAAATGTTAGAATTTGCGTCATTGAGTGATAAGACAGAGTTATATCTAAATGATTACGGTAAAATTGTTATGAGTTATAACGTCACTGAACAAGTGAAACGATACTTTACATTATAAAAACAGTGAAATGTTTATTTCAAAGCACATTGCAGACGATGAGTGTCTGTTGATGTGCTTTTTCTATTTAAATACAAAAGTAATTCATGAGGTTAATGCGTGTGATGGATTGAGGTGAATCACATGCTAACAGCCTTTAATGAACAAAAAGAACGTATTTTAGCACAGCATGCACAAAAAGAAATAACATACTTTTGTCCAGTTTGTCATGAACCATTAGTTTTAAAACAAGGTTATAAAAATATCGCGCATTTTGCACATCGTCATCAGACGAGTCACTGTGCTCATGGTGAATCGATGTTGCACTATCAATTAAAGTTACATATATTTCGTGAGTTATCAAAAAGTCATGTAGATGTACAACTGGAACCATATATCCATGAAATACAACAAATACCAGATATTGTCGTTGGTCACACGGCGATAGAAATCCAATTAAGCCGTTTATCAATAGATTTGATTCGTCAAAGAACAGAAGGATTAGAGAGGAATGGTTATCAAGTCATATGGCTCACATTACTGCCCAAATATAAAAACGGTGTGTATACTTTAAATCAACTTCAGCAGGCTTGTATTGATCCAAAACACTGTATGTTGTATGGTATTCATCCATTTACACATCGAGTTTATCGTCTATATCATATGATGGGTCTATCGTCACGACAATTTCATGCAGATTGTGAACCTATGGACTATCAGCAATTAAGCGAAGTGCAAGAGGGCAAGTATAGCGAAATGACGATAGTACGTAAGTTATCAACGACACGTATTCTACAGCATATTATTCAATGCAGGAGAAAGAATACAGTCCATGAACCCACTTTATCCATGATGTATCATATGAAATTCAGCGATACTCAAGTCGTTCAGTTAACGGGATATATTTTTCCAGAACAAATCTATATCTATACACATCCTGTTGAATGGCAGTTGAAGTTATTAGAGACAATCAGTCAACAACACAACCCATTTGAAGCATTACAAAGGTATTTAAAGTTCCGTTATTTTGCGAAAGAATCACTGCCACATCAGCAAATTGTTGCGCAATTAGTTCAACGATATAGAAAAATAATGAAAATATAAGTTTTATATGTGATTTTTTTGCCAAAAAATGAGAAAATAGTATTAATTATCTCACATTTTAAGGAGGAAAAGTATGACAATTCAAAGAACTCGTGAAGAACAAGAGCAAAAGTTTCCACAGCACACATGGGATTTAACAACAATTTTCAAAGACGATGCAGCTTGGGAAGAAGCTTTCGAAAAGGTTTCTAACCGTATCGGCGAAGAAGAACAATTCAAAGGACATCTTGGTGATGAGGCAGAAACACTTTATGCTGCATTGCGCCTTCAAGATGAGATTGAAGCAGACCTGGAGTCAGTCTATGTATATGCACATCTGAAACAAGACCAAGATACAGGGAACGATCATTACACTGGATTAGAGTCACGTGCACATCAACTAATCATTCGATTTAGTTCAGCATGGAGCTTTTTAGTGCCCGAATTACTACAAGTAGAAGAAGAAAAAATTCAATCATTTTTAGCGTCTCATGAAGGATTGAAACATTATGCTTTTGCTTTAGAAATGGTCAACCATAAACGCCCACACGTTTTAGATGCAGATAAAGAGAAATTATTAACAGAAGCACAAGATGCTTTATCAACACCAAGTAATGTATTCAGTATGTTTGAGAATGCTGATTTAACATTTGAGGATGTCACAGATAAAGATGGTAATAAGCACCCATTAACACAAGGGACGTTCATTAAATATTTAGAGTCAGATGACCGTGAATTACGTCAGTCTGCCTATAATAACGTATATAAAGCATACGGCGCATATAATAATACATTAAGTGCGACATTAGCAGGTGAAGTGAAGAAACATGTATTTAATGCACGTACACACAACTACAAAACAGCACGTGAGCAAGCATTGAGCAATAACTACATACCAGAAGCGGTATATGATAATCTTGTTAAGACAATCCATAAATACTTACCTTTATTGCATAGATACACAGAATTACGTAAACGTCTATTAGGTATTGATGACTTAAAAATGTATGATATGTATACACCACTTGTGAAAGATATCAAATTTGATATGACATACGAAGAAGCAGTAGAGTGGATGTTAAAAGGTTTAGCACCTATGGGAGAAACATATTTAAATGTCATCAAAGAAGGTCTTGAAAATGGCTGGGTAGATGTATATGAAAACAAAGGTAAACGTTCAGGTGCTTATTCTTCAGGTGCACATCAAACAAATCCATTTATTTTATTGAACTGGTCAGATACTGTCTCAGATTTATTTACACTTGTTCATGAATTTGGACATTCTGCACATAGTTACTTCAGTAGAAAAAATCAATCATCAACATACAGTGGCTACTCTATCTTTGTTGCAGAAGTTGCTTCTACATGTAACGAAGCATTATTAAGCTACTACATGGAACAACATCTTGATGATAAGCGTCGTCTACTTTTATTAAACCAAGAGCTAGAACGTTTTAGAGCGACATTATTCCGTCAAACAATGTTTGCTGAATTTGAACATAAGATTCATCAAATTGAAGAAGCAGGAGAACCATTGACTGCACAACGTATGAACCAAGAATATGCTAAATTGAACCGACAATATTTTGGTGATGTGGTTGAAACTGACGATCATATTAGTAAAGAATGGTCACGTATCCCACACTTCTATATGAACTATTATGTTTACCAATATGCAACTGGATACAGTGCAGCTCAAAGTTTAAGTCACCAAATTTTAACAGAAGGGGAACCTGCTGTTGAAAGATACATCAATGAATTCTTGAAAAAAGGAAGTTCAAATTATCCAATTGAATTATTAAAAAATGCAGGTGTAGATATGACAACACCTCAACCAATTGAAGATGCATTGCATGTTTTTGAGCAAAAATTAGACGCATTTGAAGCATTAATGGACGCTTTGTAAACTGTATTCGTTTACAATATGACGGATTTGTGAAAAGTTTAATTTTTGTGAGTTAAAGGGTTGAAACATCGGTATGGGCATGATATATTATGACCATGAAATTAATCACATAACAAACATACCCCTTTGTTTGAAGTGAAAAATTTCTCCCATCCCCTTTGTTTAGCGCCGTGTTAGAGCACGGCGTTTTTTTATGTCTTTTTTGTAATAAGTGATATATATGATATTGAATTCTAAAAACACCCCAAAAGTTGGTTTTGAAATGCCAACTTTTGGGGTGTTCATTTATTATTCTTCAGAGTGCTTTTTACGACGTCTTCCGATTAAATAAAGAGAACCGAATGCTGCCAAGAGAGAACCAATTAAAGTACTGTGTGATGTACTACCTGTTTTTGGCAAGTTATGATCGTGTTCATCTTCACTATTCACTAAGTTTTTGTTGTGATTATTGTCATGATGAGAAGTTGAAATAGTATTGATATGTGTTGATAAATTTGAAATATGATTTATTTCAGAGATATGACCTAGGTTGTTATAAGAAGTATGGTCACTGTCAAAATGGAAGTCGTTACCTAAATCAGAATTGCTATGAGAGTCTGAATCACTATCGGAATCGGAGTCACTGTCCGAGTCGCTGTCCGAGTTTGAGTCACTATCTGCATCAGAGTCACTATCAGAATCCGAATCGCTATCCGAGTCGCTGTCCGAGTCCGAGTCACTATCGGAATCTGAGTCACTATCGGAATCAGAGTCACTATCGGAATCCGAGTCACTGTCAGAATCCGAATCGCTATCCGAGTCGCTGTCCGAGTCACTATCGGAATCAGAGTCACTATCGGAATCAGAGTCACTATCGGAATCTGAGTCGCTGTTGGAATCTGAGTCGCTGTCGGAATCTGAGTCACTGTCGGAATCTGAGTCACTGTCGGAGTCAGAATCACTATCCGAGTCACTGTCGGAATCTGAGTCACTATCGGAATCCGAGTCACTGTCGGAATCCGAGTCACTGTCGGAATCCGAATCACTATCAGAATCCGCATCACTGTCCGAATCTGAGTCGCTGTCTGCATCAGAGTCACTGTCAGAATCTGTTTCGTCTACAATTAAACTTAATTCATCAGGTGCAACAACAGCAATGTCAGCTAAGTCTTCATTGAGTGGTGCATCATATGATACAGCAAGATTATGAAACAAATTGAATCGGAGTGGATAAATAAAGGTTGCATATGAAATATCTGGACCAATTTTAGACCAATCTCCCATATTTCTTGTTACAGCAACACCTGGTTGACTATATAAACCATGTTCATCAAAGTCACCTAACTTTATATCTTCTGGGTGTTCAACAAAATAATATAAACTTATTTTATCAAAATCCTGATCAATTCGTGTAAATGGTCTGTAATCATCTAAAGGCTGAGAGCCGTCAGTATATTGCTGAATACCATTAATTTCTCTGAAACCTCGATAGCCGAGTCTTACATCTAAAGGTAAATAAGGTGTTTTCTCAAATTGTTCTTTTGAAATATCAAATTCTACTTTTAAACCGATTGGACCAGAAATCAGTGTGTTCACAGAGAAAATGCGTGCTAAATGATTTGAACTTAAACCAGTATATGCACTTGTCCAAGAATCTCCATCTTCATATCTGTGAACAACATGTTCTACAACTGAAATGGGTATTTTCCCACTTTCTTTTAGTTCAAGATATTCCTCATAGGTAGGAATGTTTTGAAAACGTTGGTTTTCTCCTTCCTCTTCAGTATATTCTTCAAAAGTGATGAGTCCAAGTGGAAGATCGACATGATAAGGTACACTATTTTCATCACGTGTTCCAATCAGCGTAAATTTAACATTTTCAACAAAGTGAGGAACAGTAATATTGAATGTACTTCCTGTTTGAATATGGTCGCTCGACTTGATGGGATTGATAGAAACTTCATAATCATATTTTATACGACCATCTGGTTGAATTCTGGCATGGCCAGGTGTGACATTTGCGCCACCACCACCTATATTAGAAACGTTATTCATACCTCCATTATATGCATCATTATAAACGGGTGGTTGTGTATTATCATTATTTAAATTAAATGGTTCTGGGTAGTTTGAGTGGGATGATGTTATGTCATATGCTGATTCATCAGTTTCCTCATGAGGTGAAATTGTATCATTAATATTTGATGATGCTGTTTCTTCTTCATTGATAGGGGTGTTTTCAAGTGGTTCTGTCACTGGTTCTGTAGGTGTTTCTTCTGTGTCATTTACTGTTTCAGCTGGTTGATTAATTTCATCGCTTTCAGTTACATCAGGATGATTATTCTCTTCAACAGTTTCTGTATTTGCTGTTCCCCCAGATGTTGTCTCAGATACTTCGTTGATTTCGGCTGCTTCTACACTTTGTGTCATACCTAAAAATAGTAATGTTGTAAGTAAGGCAGAGCCTGTTCCATACGATAATTTTCGAATATTAAAGATTTGTTTTTGTTGATCATATTTTTTATATTGTTGATACTTTTTCATACGCATATTCCTTTCAAAATACTAAGGTAAATTTAATTTTTGACTTATTTACATTTAACTAGAAACAAAATGTTAAATGTACATAGTATCTCTTGAAATAATATCGCTAACGTCTTTTTTGTGAAGATTAAAAATTTAATTAACTGTAAAACTATTTAAATAATGAGAAAATATCGTAATGTATGATGGTGTGTTAAATTATCCTAAAAATTCAGAAGTAATCATTCGCTTTTTTGTGGAATAAAAATACACTCCGAAACTTTAGTTAATCGTTTCAGAGTGTATTGAAATGACTGGAATTGTACTAATCATGTATATAAAGTGACCAATGTAATAGATTTTGGTGGTACACAAACTTGATAGGGCGCCTGATTAAAATCATGTTGTTGAACATTGATATAGGGGCTATTATATTGACTTAATTTGAATTTTAAAGCATAAGGAAAATAACTTTTATCGGTGACTGTTTGATCTATCATTCGATCTACACCACCATATTCATTGTTGAGTACCTCAGTAGAAATTAAAATGTTTTTGTGTTTAGAAGACTCAGGTATACTGATTTTAAAATTTTGTGGACAATCTTCTATGTTGAAAGTGAGTACATTATAACCATGTACTGTCTGTGTGATAATGTGTCGATGGCCATAATAACATGGATATTTTGAAAAATTTAACAGCATATATCCCAAAAAGAAAAAAGGCCTTTTATTTTCGATATTATCAAATATCGCAACAGAGGGTTTTTTATTTGTACTCTGCGTAAAATTAATTGTTGCACCTGCAAGAAATTCACGGCCTTTGAGTGATTCTTCTAAAAATAGAGCCTTGTTATTTAAAAGATTTGGCGCATAGAATTCATAATAATTTAAGAAGATGGCTTTATGTCTTATATTATTTTGTATCATAAATGCATATAAAGTCGATTGCATTGTTTTGAAGGTTACTTCTTGCTGTGTACGTTGATGAAAGTCTTTAATCTTTTTAAAATCAATTGCATAAAAATCAGTTTGCAACTCTGATATAGATTCATCCAATGGTTGATCAAAAATAAAATAGTCTGTAATATCAACGGCAATCGAAATTTGTGTATCATAGATATTATGTTGAATTTGCTTTATAGCAGAAAGAGGTATTGTATTTAAATCCAATAAAAGTAAGATGTGATTATCATGATGCATTGTCAGTGGGTGTTCATTCTTGAAGAAGTATAGATCTTTAATGATATTAGAGATAAATTGATAGCTTTCAATTTCTGATAATTTGAGTGCAATGGGCACTTGTAGATTTAAAAGTTTTTTAAATTTTATCATACTTTCATCTTGATGAT
This region of Staphylococcus sp. IVB6240 genomic DNA includes:
- a CDS encoding competence protein CoiA family protein, which codes for MLTAFNEQKERILAQHAQKEITYFCPVCHEPLVLKQGYKNIAHFAHRHQTSHCAHGESMLHYQLKLHIFRELSKSHVDVQLEPYIHEIQQIPDIVVGHTAIEIQLSRLSIDLIRQRTEGLERNGYQVIWLTLLPKYKNGVYTLNQLQQACIDPKHCMLYGIHPFTHRVYRLYHMMGLSSRQFHADCEPMDYQQLSEVQEGKYSEMTIVRKLSTTRILQHIIQCRRKNTVHEPTLSMMYHMKFSDTQVVQLTGYIFPEQIYIYTHPVEWQLKLLETISQQHNPFEALQRYLKFRYFAKESLPHQQIVAQLVQRYRKIMKI
- the pepF gene encoding oligoendopeptidase F translates to MTIQRTREEQEQKFPQHTWDLTTIFKDDAAWEEAFEKVSNRIGEEEQFKGHLGDEAETLYAALRLQDEIEADLESVYVYAHLKQDQDTGNDHYTGLESRAHQLIIRFSSAWSFLVPELLQVEEEKIQSFLASHEGLKHYAFALEMVNHKRPHVLDADKEKLLTEAQDALSTPSNVFSMFENADLTFEDVTDKDGNKHPLTQGTFIKYLESDDRELRQSAYNNVYKAYGAYNNTLSATLAGEVKKHVFNARTHNYKTAREQALSNNYIPEAVYDNLVKTIHKYLPLLHRYTELRKRLLGIDDLKMYDMYTPLVKDIKFDMTYEEAVEWMLKGLAPMGETYLNVIKEGLENGWVDVYENKGKRSGAYSSGAHQTNPFILLNWSDTVSDLFTLVHEFGHSAHSYFSRKNQSSTYSGYSIFVAEVASTCNEALLSYYMEQHLDDKRRLLLLNQELERFRATLFRQTMFAEFEHKIHQIEEAGEPLTAQRMNQEYAKLNRQYFGDVVETDDHISKEWSRIPHFYMNYYVYQYATGYSAAQSLSHQILTEGEPAVERYINEFLKKGSSNYPIELLKNAGVDMTTPQPIEDALHVFEQKLDAFEALMDAL
- a CDS encoding helix-turn-helix transcriptional regulator, coding for MFPKIYYLAEPMTQPVRCFDSLILLLSLDDDITIVKDGQQFEHGTVHLINESELYEIKSKNVLIFYLPNDLFKARNIDIFNQYFSINQPDDLKVNLKSLFKYYQFEETSTEPAKQLLTQILYDITRVTAPFKQTSTDVLGGIIDYIHQNIHQHTTLEMLSKQFYISTSHLSLLFKKQMNMTFHEYTASLRIAKSMKDLSHDNKKIKVTADIWNYPSSTNYIIHFKKYLGVTPKKYKSLSAQAKGIPLNTLISDDDVLKQLKFEVEEQKEDILVQIDDTTITEHPFSYFNLIDIGPFENIDLIMNEPVFSYKNISNYRLKSYVYVNEPMETIIENHQDESMIKFKKLLNLQVPIALKLSEIESYQFISNIIKDLYFFKNEHPLTMHHDNHILLLLDLNTIPLSAIKQIQHNIYDTQISIAVDITDYFIFDQPLDESISELQTDFYAIDFKKIKDFHQRTQQEVTFKTMQSTLYAFMIQNNIRHKAIFLNYYEFYAPNLLNNKALFLEESLKGREFLAGATINFTQSTNKKPSVAIFDNIENKRPFFFLGYMLLNFSKYPCYYGHRHIITQTVHGYNVLTFNIEDCPQNFKISIPESSKHKNILISTEVLNNEYGGVDRMIDQTVTDKSYFPYALKFKLSQYNSPYINVQQHDFNQAPYQVCVPPKSITLVTLYT